The Flavobacterium sp. N2270 genome contains the following window.
TATCCTTGGCGCGGTGAAAGCATGAGTTGGTTTAGAGATGAATTGGTAAACAATGCTTATAAGTTCGATTTTCCTATTCACAAACCTATTTTTGAGCTAACGGAAGAACAAAAGCAGTTGATTTGGACTGGAAATAAGTATTTTACAGGTCTAGATGCATTCTTCGCTGAACTTGAAGAAAAGAATTATAAAATTCAAAATCGTGTAATGTTATCTCGTTATAGAGGAAAAACAAAATGTACGGCTTGTAAAGGAAAAAGATTAAGACCTGAGGCGAATTATATCAAAATTGCAAATAAAACCATTTCAGAACTTGTTGATTTACCAATTGTTAAACTAATTGAATTCTTTAAAACATTAGAATTAAACGATTACGATGCAAAAGTTGCAAAACGACTTTTAATTGAAATCAATAACCGATTAGGTTTTCTGTATAATGTTGGATTAAGTTATTTAACTTTAAATAGAAATTCTGCTACTTTATCTGGTGGAGAATCTCAACGAATTAATCTTGCCACTTCACTTGGAAGTAGTTTAGTGGGTTCAATGTATATTTTAGATGAACCAAGCATTGGATTACACCCAAAAGACACCGAACGATTAATTGAAGTATTAAAAGAACTTCGCGATTTAGGAAATACTGTTATTGTTGTTGAACATGACGAAGACATCATGAAGGCCGCCGATATGATAATTGATATTGGTCCGGAAGCAGGAACAAATGGCGGGTACTTAGTTGCACAAGGAACGTATGATGAAATTTTAAAAGCCGATTCTTTAACTGCCAAATACTTAAACGGACAAGAAGAAATTGCCGTTCCAAAAAAGCGTAGAAAATTTAAAAATCACGTTGATATTATTGGAGCAAGAGAAAATAATTTACAAAATCAAGATTTTACGTTTCCATTAGATTGCTTAACGGTTATAACAGGAGTTTCTGGTAGTGGAAAAAGTACATTGGTTAAAAAAATATTGTTTCCTGCCATTCAAAAGAAATTAGAAGGCGTTGGTGAAAAACCGGGGCAGTTTACAGAACTTGCAGGGAATTTCTCAAACATAAAACATATTGAATACGTTGACCAAAACCCAATTGGTAGAAGTTCACGTTCCAATCCGGTTACGTATATAAAAGCATATGACGATATTAGAGAATTGTTTTCTAAACAAAATGTTTCAAAATTAAGAGGTTATTTACCAAAGCATTTCTCATTTAATGTCGATGGCGGAAGATGTGAAACCTGTAAAGGTGATGGTGAAGTAACTATTGAAATGCAATTCATGGCCGATGTGCATTTAGAATGTGAAACGTGTAATGGAAAACGATTTAAAAAAGAAGTGTTAGAAGCTACTTTTGAAGGTAAAAACATTGATGATGTTTTAAAACTTACTATTGATGATGCTTTAGCTTTTTTTACCGAACACAAGCAAACAAAAATTACTCAGAAGTTACAATGTTTACAAGATGTTGGTTTAGGCTATGTACAACTTGGACAATCTTCTTCTACACTTTCTGGTGGAGAAGCACAACGTATTAAATTGGCTTCGTTTTTAGTAAAGGGAACAATTAAAGACAAAGCGCTATTTGTTTTTGACGAACCAACAACTGGTTTGCATTTTCACGACATTAAAAAACTTCTAAAATCATTTGATGCTTTAATTGACAAAGGACATTCTATTATTGTAATTGAGCATAATTTAGATTTAATTAAGTGTGCCGATTATATTATTGATATTGGTCCAGAAGGCGGAGAATATGGCGGAAAACTAATGGCTTTTGGAACACCTGAAGAAGTAGCAAAAGATAAGAATTCGGTTACTGGAAAGTATTTAGCGGAGAAGCTTTAAATGTGGATTTGTTGATTTGGTTAATTGTTTATTTGTTTATTTGGAAAAACTAAACACAAACTTGTCATTTCGACTTTAGGAGAAATCTAAAAGTAAATAATTTGAAAAATGAAGAAAGAATTTCTACTTGATTATTTAAAAAATGAATATTCATTTGATTGTAATTTGAATTTTTTATTTGAAGAAATTACAATTTCAGAATTAGTATCAGAAATAATTGATTGGATAGTAAATTCCAAACATGATTACGTTGAAATACTAACATTTGCTAGAGATTTTTATTTAGGTTCAGATTTATCAAAAAACACAAAAAAAGAATATTACGAAGAATTAAAAAAACAACACTTCTTTAAAGTCTTAGAAAATAATTTACATTGTACTGATTTAGAAAAAATAAGTTATACTATATATACTATTGGAAAATTTTCGGATAATAAAAATTCCTTTATTCTAGAAAATGCTTATGAAAATAATTTTAAAGATAAGAACCTAATTTTATCTTATAGATGTTTAAGTGAATTAGATTGGTTAGAATCAAAAAAAAACCTTTTATATATTGAAGATTTGAAAATTGAAAATTCAATTTATTCAAACTTTATTCTTCTTTATCTATTTGAAATGTATAATAAAGAAAAAGAAATAAACAAGATTCTTTTAAAAAGTGAATTTAAACATATTTTTCAGTCAAATCAATTTACTGAAAATGAACTTTATTTAAATTTAATGGATTTAGAAACTAAATACAATAAAGCTTATAGTTTTAGTTGGTCAAAAAAAGATATTGAAAATTTCATATTATTTTTTTATAAGTAATTCCCAAATCCACAAATAACCAAATCAACGAATAAACAATAATCAATGAACATCAAACTCATAACCATAGGAAAAACAGACAATAAAAACTTACAATCGCTGATTGATGAGTACACCAAGCGTTTGTCTTTTTATGTAAAGTTTGATTTAGAAATTATTCCTGATATTAAAAACGTAAAGAATTTAAGCGAAGCCCAACAAAAAGAAAAAGAAGGCGAATTAATCTTGTCTAAAATTACGCCAACAGACCATTTAATTTTGTTAGACGAAAACGGCAAAACATTTTCGAGTGTCGGTTTTTCTAATTTTCTACAAAAGAAAATGAATGCTGGAATAAAAACGTTAGTTTTTGTAATTGGTGGCCCTTATGGATTTAGCGACACCGTTTATAAACAAGCTGTTGGTAAAGTTTCTTTATCAGAAATGACTTTTTCTCACCAAATGGTTCGCTTGTTTGTAATTGAACAAATTTATCGTGGATTCACCATTTTAAGAAACGAACCTTATCATCATCAATAGTTTTTAAAAAAAATCATTTTATAAATTGATAATTTTTTGATATATATATATTTTGATATATATTTAGCAAAAAATAAACTTAACCGATTAATTAATAACTACCACATGAAAAAAATTATTCTTGCTTGTGCACTTTTCTTAACTTTTTTTTCTAATGCGCAAATTAAAGTAATTGAAACTACTCCTATAATTAGATTAGGTTCAATTGGGCAAAATGACATATTTATTTTAACAGAAGGAAATAAATATACTTTCTTTTATAAAAATATTGAAAATGAAGAATCAATCAATTCTAAGTCTTTTTACTTTAAAGATTTAAATAATGATTATGAAGCTCTAAATAAAATTATCGTTGATGGTTTTAACTCAGATCCTTTAGTAGATATTAAATTAGAATTACCAGAAGATTTCGTTTGGTTACATTATTCAAAAAACTTAGGACAAACTTATGTTCAGTTTATGGCTAAAAACAAAAAGAATGAAACTACAGGTGTTACTAAAGCATTTAATTTAGATCAAATCAATAAATTATTTGAAAAGAAACTTGAGAAAAAAGAAAATAAAGACGAAATGTCGGAATTCAAATAGAAACATAAAAAAAGCCTTGCAATTGCAAGGCTTTTTTTATTCTTATAATTTACAATTACAATCAGGTAATTCGTTTACATCATAAATAAATTCAAAAGAAGAAATTTGAATTTTATCCGAATTTAATTTCCATATTAATATTTTATTTTGAATATATTCGCCAAAAGTCAAACGCTTATCAAAGTTTAAATGCAATATTGTAGTTTTTCCATCGTTTGTAAAATCAGCAAAATCTTTAATAAAGTCTACTAATTCTTCACGCTCAATATCATTACCATCAACTGTAATTTTATTTTCATTATTAAAATTGACAGTAAAGTTATGATACGGCATATAAGCTTCAGCATTTTTCTTAATAAAAAACTTAGAAAAGTCTTTATCTATTTTATATTGAACGTCTGTAAAAGGTAAAAAAGCTAAATTTTTCCCAATACTATCTGCGTAAGAAAACACATTAATTGCTCCTTCTTTTTTATGAGATGAATTTGCTTTTTTATACTGAAGCTTCATTATTTCAGGAATAACAATTCCTAATGGAAGTCTTTTGTCAATATTAAAAACCCAATTTGTAGTACTTATAGAATTGTTTTTATTTACATCTACAACACTATCGTTTTCATAAAACATATAAATTGGCGAGTGATCTGTAATATCTTTCATTACAGAAATATCTGCTTTTGGTAATTGAACGTCTTCTTTTTTACAAGAAACAATTAATAAAAATGCGACTAAGGTTATGCTTATTTTTTTCATTTTAGTTGGGTATATATTTTGATACATTCTTGAGCTTCTTTAACATCGTGAACTCTTAAAATTTGAGCTCCTTTTTGTAATGCAATTGTGTTTAAAACTGTGGTTCCATTTAACGCATCTTGTGGTTCATTTTCTAATAATTTATAAATCATTGATTTTCTTGAAATTCCAACTAAAATTGGTAATTCTAAAATAGAGAAAAATTCCAATTTTTGCATGATTTCATAATTATCTTCTAATGTTTTAGCAAAACCAAATCCAGGGTCAACAATAAGATCATTAATTCCTAATTTTCTTGCGGCATTAATTCTTTCCGAAAAGTAGAACATAACTTCTTTCACAACATCATCATAAATTGCTAATGATTGCATAGTTTGTGGTGTTCCTTTCATGTGCATCATTATATAAGGAACTTGCAATTGAGCAACAGTTTCTAACATTTTTTCACCTAACAAACCTGCAGAAATATCATTAATTAAAGCTGCACCTTTATATATAGCTTGCTTTGCAACTTCACTTCTAAATGTATCAATAGACAATAAAACATCTGGAAACTTATTTAAAAGTAAATCTATCACAGGTAAAATTCTATTCAATTCTTCATCTTCCGAAACAAATTCGGCTCCTGGTTTACTCGAATAAGCACCAACATCAATAAAAGTAGCGCCTTCGGCAATCATTTTCTCAACCTGTGCTACTATTTCAATTTCGTTTTTATAAGAACCACCATCATAAAATGAATCGGGAGTTACATTTAAAATCCCCATTATTTTAGGAGTAGATAAATCAATAAGGTTTCCTTTACAGTTAATAGTCATACTTTAAAATCAAAATTCGTTAATCTTCATTATTCATTCCAAAAAAATAATGTTACTTTTGAAGAAACTTACTACAAAGATACCGAAATAATGAAGAATACGTCACAAGAATACGATGCAGTGATAGCAATTTGTCGCGATTTGTTTACCAAAAAAACAAAAGACTACGGAACAGCCTGGAGAATATTACGTTTACCATCGTTAACTGACCAAATTTTTATTAAAGCACAACGCATAAGAAGCCTTCAGGAAAATGAAGTGCGTAAAGTTGATGAAGGTGAAGCATCTGAATTTATAGGAATCATTAACTATTGCATTATGGCCTTGATTCAAATTGAAAAAGGTATTGCTACGCAACCTGATTTAAAATATGACGATGCTGTAAAACTATATGATGAAAAAATTGCCTTAACAAAGCAATTAATGGAAGATAAAAATCATGATTATGGTGAAGCTTGGCGCGAAATGCGTGTAAGCAGTTTAACCGATTTAATTTTACAAAAGTTACTTCGTGTAAAACAAATTGAAGACAATAAAGGACAAACATTAGTTTCTGAAGGAATTGATGCCAATTACCAAGATATGATTAACTATTCTGTATTTGCATTAATACACATGAATATTGCTAAATAATTTTTCAATTTAAAATAAATAAAAATGAATATTAGAAATATAATTACACAATTTTCAAGAATATTTGTCGGCGTATTATTTATAATTTCGGGCTTAATTAAATTAAACGACCCAATAGGTTTTTCCTATAAACTTGAAGAATATTTTAATGCAGATGTTTTAAATGTTGAATTTTTAATTCCATTTGCACTAGTAATTGCTTGTTTTGTTGTCATTTTTGAAGTTGTTTTAGGGGTAATGCTATTAATTGGTTTTAAAACCAAATTTACCATTTGGAGTTTATTAGCAATGATTGTATTTTTCACGTTCCTTACCTTTTACTCTGCTTATTTTAATAAAGTAACCGATTGTGGTTGTTTTGGTGATGCTCTAAAGTTAACGCCTTGGGAATCGTTTACTAAAGATATTGTATTGTTATTCTTTATTCTAATACTTTTCTTTAATCAAAAATTCATAAATCCAATATTAGATAAAACTCCTATCAACTTAACCGTTTTTGCTACTTATTCTTTATGTTTATTCATGGCTTTTTATGTTTTACAGCATTTGCCTTTAATCGATTTTAGAGCGTATAAAGTGGGCACAAATATTCAAAAAGGAATGGAAATCCCCGAAGGAGCTGAAAAAAGCGAATATGAAATGGTGTTCATTTATAAAATAAATGGTGTGGATACCGAAATTAGTTATGCTGATGTTATGGCTAATAAAATTCCTGAAGGAGCTGAATTTGTTGACAGAAAAGACAAACTAATCAAGCAAGGTTATGTTCCGCCAATTCATGATTTCTCTATTGAAAAAGACGGAACAGATTATACTGATAGTGTTTTACAAGAACCAAAAGTTATGTTATTTATTTCGTATGACTTAGATAAATCAAAAGATAAAGGAATGGAAGCTTTAGAAGAACTACATCAAAAAGCAATTGCAAAAGGATACTTGGTAATTGGTATGACTTCTTCTAATCTTGAAACAATTGCTGCTTATAAAACTAAATTCAAACACACATTTGATTATTACTTTTGCGATGCAACAACTTTAAAAACAGTAGAAAGAGCAAATCCTAGTATTGTACTTTTAGAAAAAGGAACAATTGTTCAAAAAGTACACTTTAATGATATTGACAAATTAGACTTAAAATAAAAAGTTAGTTAGCTAACAATAGCTAAACAATTGAGGTTTTATTAAGAAAATCTGATTTTACTAATTGTAATTTTATAAAAAATTTAAAACAATATTATTATGAAAAAGATTATTTCACTATTTACAATAGCATTATTTACACTTTCTTGTTCGCAAGCACAACAAACAAAGTTTAAGCAAGAAGCCTTAGAAAATGTAATGGTAGATACTAATAATGAATCTATTGCATTTAAAGATATTTTAAAAAAATACGAAGGAAAAACCATTGTTATTGATGTTTGGGCTTCGTGGTGTTCAGATTGTATCAAAGGAATGCCTAAACTAAAAGCATTACAAGCAAAATTTCCCGATGCAACTTACTTATTCATTTCTATGGATAAAAATTATGAATCATGGATAAAAGGAATTGCTAAATATGATGTACAAGGAGAACACTATTTAACTTCAGACGGAATGAAAGGCGTTTTTGGAAAATCAGTGAAACTAAATTGGATTCCACGTTATATGATTGTTGATAAAACAGGTAAAATTGCATTATTTAAAGCTATTGAAGCTGATGATGAAAAAATTACAGAAACATTAAATGCATTAAAATAATGAGAAAAAATATAGTTGCAGGAAACTGGAAAATGCACAAAACGCATTCAGAAACAATTGCTTTAATTGAAGAAATTGTATTAAAAAAACAAAATACATCAACAGAAATTATTGTAGCACCAACGTTTGTTAACTTACAAACAGCAGTTACTATTTCTGAAGGAAATAATATAACTGTTGCGGCACAAAATATGCATCAAGCTGAAGGTGGCGCTTTTACAGGAGAAATTTCAGCATCAATGTTAACTAATATTGGTGTAAATACTGTAATTCTTGGTCATAGTGAAAGAAGAGCATATTTTCATGAAACAGATGCACTATTAGCAAATAAAGTCGATACAGCTTTAAAACACAACATGCGTGTTATTTTTTGTTTTGGCGAAGAGTTAAAAGACCGTCAAATAAACAATCATTTTAATGTGGTGGAATACCAATTAAGAGATGCTTTATTTCATTTACAAAAAAGCGATTGGTCAAATATCATTTTAGCTTACGAACCTGTTTGGGCTATTGGAACAGGTGAAACTGCTTCTCCAGAACAAGCTCAAGAAATGCATGCGTTCATTCGTAGCTTAATTGAAAAAGTCTACGGAAACGATGTTGCTGAAAACGTTTCTATACTTTATGGTGGAAGTGTAAAACCAGAAAATGCAAAAGAAATATTCTCTAAAAAAGATGTCGATGGTGGTTTAATTGGTGGAGCAGCATTAAAAGCAGACGATTTCTTAGCAATTGTAAATGGGTTTTAAAAAATGAAAAAAATACAAAAACTACTTTTAACCTTAATCCTAACAATAACTTCAATATCTTATGGACAAGAAGATTGTAAGAACTTTAGAAACGGAACTTTTAAACTAGTTGACAAAACTACAGGAACTGTTTTTTTAATTAAGCGTAAAGGAAACATACAAACGGAAGAAATTGAAGGTGAAAAAGAAGGATATTCATTTCATGTAAATTGGATTTCCGATTGTAAGTACACTTTGTATCCTACAAAAGAAACTCTTGCAAAAAACAAAGATTTTGCAGGTTATTTATATGTTGAAATAACAGAAGTTAGAGAAAAATCTATCATCATAAAAAGCACAATGAAAGAATATCCAGAAATGGAGATTTTTTCTGAACTTACAAAGTTAGACTAATTTTATGCATATTATTTCACAACTATTAATCGTTCTTGTAGCACTACTCCACTTGTATTTCTTATGGTTAGAAATGTTTGTATGGACCACAAAAGCCTATAAAGTATTTAGAAATTTTCCAAAAGATTTATTTGAGAAAACAAAAACTATGGCTGCCAATCAAGGTTTATATAACGGATTTTTAGCAGCTGGATTAATTTGGTCTTTATTTATAACAGATGTTGTTTGGAGCAATAACATTGCATTATTCTTTTTAACATGCGTTGCTATTGCAGGTATTTATGGTGCTTATTCTATTTCTAAAAAAATATTCTTTGTACAAAGTATTCCTGCTATTTTAGGAATTTTGAGTTTGATATTTTTAAAGTGAGTACAAATTGATTTTACTTTTTTTTAGATAAAATAAAATCAATTTGTTTTTGCTCAACAAAAAGCCTGTCAGGTAAATAAATACTTAATCCATTTTGTGGTTTAATTACAATTCCTTTTTTAGTCTTTATTATTGACATTAAACCACTCCAATTTATTTCTCCAGAAGAAAATGGCCCTGAATGTTTAATATGTGTATCTGTAAATTCAAGTTCAATTTTATTTCCATTTATTTTACTTTCATTTCTATCCTTCAACCATTTATTTCTATCATAATAAAATTTAAAAAACTCATATATTCCAATTGCTGAAAATATCATAGACGAAAAACCGAACGCTTTATTCATATTAAAATAATATAAACAAACTCCGATTAAGACAAAAACTACTGCAAAAATAGGTTCAAATTTCTTTAGTTTAGCAATACTTATTAATTGGTCATAAGCTTCTTTATAATATTCTTCATCTGGATGAAAATTTAATTTAAAGTCCATTATTACAATATTTTAAAAGTACAAACAAAATATTAATCCTCTATATCAATTTGAAAACTATTCAAAAACTGAATCGATTTTTCAATATCGTAATGTAAAATTCTATCTTCACTTACAAAAGGAACTTCTTCTCTATACGATTTAATAAACATTTCAATAAAATCACTCGATTTTAAGGGTCTTCTAAACTCTAAAGCTTGTGAAGCATTCATCAATTCAATAGCTAAAATACGTTCTAAATTTTCAACAATTTTAAGCGTTTTAGTTGCTGCATTTGCTCCCATACTTACATGATCTTCTTGTCCGTTACTCGAAACAATACTATCAATACTTGCTGGCGTAGCAAATTGTTTATTTTGACTTACAATACTTGCGGCAGTATATTGCGGAATCATAAATCCTGAATTTAAACCTGGATCATTCACTAAAAAGGCAGGTAAACCTCTTAATCCTGAAATTAATTGGTAGGTTCTTCTTTCTGAGATACTTCCTAATTCAGCTAAACCTAATCCTAAAAAGTCCAAAGCTAAAGCTAATGGTTGTCCGTGGAAATTTCCGCCAGAAATAATTTGGTCTTCGCCCACAAAAATATTTGGGTTATCGGTAACCGAATTAATTTCAGTACGAAAAACTTTCTTTACGTAATCAATAGTATCTTTACTCGCTCCATGTACTTGAGGAATACATCTAAATGAATACGGATCCTGTACATGTACTTTTTCTTGTTCTATAATTTCACTTCCGTCTAAGAATTCTAACATTTTTTCGGCAGTAACAACCTGACCTTTATGCGGGCGAATTAAATGAATTAAATCGGTATATGGTTCTTTTCTTCCATCAAAACCTTCTAAAGAAACAGCTCCAATTAAATCGGCTAAATACGATAATTTACTTGCTTTTATTAAACTGTAAACTCCATATGCACCCATAAATTGAGTTCCGTTCAATAAAGCTAACCCTTCTTTTGATTTTAATATCAAAGGTTTCCAACCAAAACTTTCTAAAACTTTATGAGAAGGTTGTCTAAATCCATTATAATAAACTTCACCTTCACCTAAAAGAGGCAACGATAAATGAGCTAATGGAGACAAATCGCCAGAAGCTCCTAATGAACCTTGAGTATATATAACTGGTAAAACATCATTATTATAAAATGCAATTAAACGCTCAACCGTTTCTAACTGAACGCCAGAATGTCCGTAACTTAACGATTGAACCTTAAGCAACAACATTAACTTCACAATCTCATGAGGTACTTCATCTCCAGTTCCACAAGCATGCGATTTTACTAAGTTTTCTTGAAGCTTAGATAAATTTTCTCCAGCAATTTTTACATTACAAAGCGAACCAAAACCTGTATTAATTCCGTAAATTGGCTTATCATGAGATTTCATTTTCTCATCTAAATAATTACGGCATTTTTCAATATTAATACGAGCTTCTTCTGATAATTCTAGTTTTAAATCATAAGAAATTATTTCATTAATTTTCTCAATAGATAATAAATCAGCGCTTATATAATGTATCGTTTCCATGTTAAATTTTTATAAGCCCAAAATTCAACAAACAATTGTTAAAATGCAAGGTTTCATTAAGATAATCATCAATTTATTTTTATTTGGAATAAAACTATGTATTTATACCTTCAAAAATTAAGAATTTTAATAAATTAGCCACTTCAAATTTTATACTATAATTATAATGAAAAATACAGCTTTAACTCACGTTCATGAAAGTTTAGGAGCGAAAATGGTTCCATTTGCAGGTTACAATATGCCTGTGCAATATGAAGGTGTAAATGCAGAACATGAAATTGTTAGAACAGGTGTTGGAGTTTTTGATGTTTCTCACATGGGAGAATTTTTCCTAAAAGGAGAAAATGCATTAGCATTAATTCAAAAAGTAACTTCAAATGACGCTTCTAAATTAGTTGATGGTAAAGCACAATATTCTTGTTTACCAAATAACGAAGGTGGAATTGTAGATGATTTAATTATTTATAAAATAGCTGATAATCATTATATGCTTGTTGTAAACGCATCAAACATTGAAAAAGACTGGAATTGGATTTCGAAACATAACGACTTAGGTGTTGAAATGCAAGATTTATCAGATTCTTATTCTTTATTAGCGATTCAAGGTCCAAAAGCTGCTGAAGCAATGCAATCATTGACTTCAATTGATTTAGTTAATATGCCTTATTATACGTTTCAAATTGGAGAATTTGCTGGTGTAGATAATGTAACGGTTTCTGCAACTGGTTATACTGGTTCTGGAGGTTTTGAAATTTATTTTAAAAATGAAGATGCTGAAACGATTTGGAACAAAGTTTTTGAAGCCGGTGCATCTTTTGGTATTAAACCAATTGGATTAGCTGCAAGAGATACTTTGCGTTTAGAAATGGGATTTTGTCTATATGGAAACGATATTAACGATACAACTTCTCCTTTAGAAGCTGGTTTAGGTTGGATTACCAAATTTGATAAAGAATTTACCAATTCTGAAAATTTAAAGAAACAAAAAGAAGCTGGTGTAACAAGAAAATTAGTTGCTTTTGAATTAACAGAAAGAGGAATTCCTCGTCACGATTATGAAATTGCTGATGCAAACGGAAATGTAATAGGAATTGTAACTTCTGGAACTATGTCGCCATCACTTGGAAAAGCAATTGGTTTAGGATATGTACCTACTGCTCTATCAGCGATTGATTCAGAAATTTTCATTCGAATTAGAAATAAAGACATTGCTGCAAAAGTGGTTAAATTACCTTTTTATAAGAAATAGCAACTTAAAAGAATCAAGAGCAAGAACAAATTTCAAGTGCTATAAAAAGCATGAATATTTTTTAAAAAAATTGAAGTTGAAACTTGAAATTGATTTTTAAAATGTC
Protein-coding sequences here:
- the uvrA gene encoding excinuclease ABC subunit UvrA — protein: MIKTDFSKLEPKKNILIKGAQLHNLKNIDVAIPRNKLVVVTGLSGSGKSSLAFDTLYAEGQRRYVESLSSYARQFLGRLDKPKVEYIKGIAPAIAIEQKVNTTNARSTVGTSTEIYDYFKLLFARIGKTYSPISGQEVKKDTISDVISKIETLEENSKWLLLSPIHLEEGRPLEDKLKVLLQQGFARVLVKNEMVRLDEIEADKLNVKDVLLIIDRIVVKKEEEFFNRLADSVQVAFYEGKGECYLQELNTENKFSFSSNFDLDGMTFLEPNIHLFSFNNPYGACPKCEGYGSVIGIDEELVFPNTALSVYENGIYPWRGESMSWFRDELVNNAYKFDFPIHKPIFELTEEQKQLIWTGNKYFTGLDAFFAELEEKNYKIQNRVMLSRYRGKTKCTACKGKRLRPEANYIKIANKTISELVDLPIVKLIEFFKTLELNDYDAKVAKRLLIEINNRLGFLYNVGLSYLTLNRNSATLSGGESQRINLATSLGSSLVGSMYILDEPSIGLHPKDTERLIEVLKELRDLGNTVIVVEHDEDIMKAADMIIDIGPEAGTNGGYLVAQGTYDEILKADSLTAKYLNGQEEIAVPKKRRKFKNHVDIIGARENNLQNQDFTFPLDCLTVITGVSGSGKSTLVKKILFPAIQKKLEGVGEKPGQFTELAGNFSNIKHIEYVDQNPIGRSSRSNPVTYIKAYDDIRELFSKQNVSKLRGYLPKHFSFNVDGGRCETCKGDGEVTIEMQFMADVHLECETCNGKRFKKEVLEATFEGKNIDDVLKLTIDDALAFFTEHKQTKITQKLQCLQDVGLGYVQLGQSSSTLSGGEAQRIKLASFLVKGTIKDKALFVFDEPTTGLHFHDIKKLLKSFDALIDKGHSIIVIEHNLDLIKCADYIIDIGPEGGEYGGKLMAFGTPEEVAKDKNSVTGKYLAEKL
- the rlmH gene encoding 23S rRNA (pseudouridine(1915)-N(3))-methyltransferase RlmH, with protein sequence MNIKLITIGKTDNKNLQSLIDEYTKRLSFYVKFDLEIIPDIKNVKNLSEAQQKEKEGELILSKITPTDHLILLDENGKTFSSVGFSNFLQKKMNAGIKTLVFVIGGPYGFSDTVYKQAVGKVSLSEMTFSHQMVRLFVIEQIYRGFTILRNEPYHHQ
- the folP gene encoding dihydropteroate synthase; amino-acid sequence: MTINCKGNLIDLSTPKIMGILNVTPDSFYDGGSYKNEIEIVAQVEKMIAEGATFIDVGAYSSKPGAEFVSEDEELNRILPVIDLLLNKFPDVLLSIDTFRSEVAKQAIYKGAALINDISAGLLGEKMLETVAQLQVPYIMMHMKGTPQTMQSLAIYDDVVKEVMFYFSERINAARKLGINDLIVDPGFGFAKTLEDNYEIMQKLEFFSILELPILVGISRKSMIYKLLENEPQDALNGTTVLNTIALQKGAQILRVHDVKEAQECIKIYTQLK
- a CDS encoding DUF1599 domain-containing protein — protein: MKNTSQEYDAVIAICRDLFTKKTKDYGTAWRILRLPSLTDQIFIKAQRIRSLQENEVRKVDEGEASEFIGIINYCIMALIQIEKGIATQPDLKYDDAVKLYDEKIALTKQLMEDKNHDYGEAWREMRVSSLTDLILQKLLRVKQIEDNKGQTLVSEGIDANYQDMINYSVFALIHMNIAK
- a CDS encoding BT_3928 family protein, producing MRNIITQFSRIFVGVLFIISGLIKLNDPIGFSYKLEEYFNADVLNVEFLIPFALVIACFVVIFEVVLGVMLLIGFKTKFTIWSLLAMIVFFTFLTFYSAYFNKVTDCGCFGDALKLTPWESFTKDIVLLFFILILFFNQKFINPILDKTPINLTVFATYSLCLFMAFYVLQHLPLIDFRAYKVGTNIQKGMEIPEGAEKSEYEMVFIYKINGVDTEISYADVMANKIPEGAEFVDRKDKLIKQGYVPPIHDFSIEKDGTDYTDSVLQEPKVMLFISYDLDKSKDKGMEALEELHQKAIAKGYLVIGMTSSNLETIAAYKTKFKHTFDYYFCDATTLKTVERANPSIVLLEKGTIVQKVHFNDIDKLDLK
- a CDS encoding TlpA disulfide reductase family protein — its product is MKKIISLFTIALFTLSCSQAQQTKFKQEALENVMVDTNNESIAFKDILKKYEGKTIVIDVWASWCSDCIKGMPKLKALQAKFPDATYLFISMDKNYESWIKGIAKYDVQGEHYLTSDGMKGVFGKSVKLNWIPRYMIVDKTGKIALFKAIEADDEKITETLNALK
- the tpiA gene encoding triose-phosphate isomerase, which encodes MRKNIVAGNWKMHKTHSETIALIEEIVLKKQNTSTEIIVAPTFVNLQTAVTISEGNNITVAAQNMHQAEGGAFTGEISASMLTNIGVNTVILGHSERRAYFHETDALLANKVDTALKHNMRVIFCFGEELKDRQINNHFNVVEYQLRDALFHLQKSDWSNIILAYEPVWAIGTGETASPEQAQEMHAFIRSLIEKVYGNDVAENVSILYGGSVKPENAKEIFSKKDVDGGLIGGAALKADDFLAIVNGF
- a CDS encoding DUF1304 domain-containing protein, with translation MHIISQLLIVLVALLHLYFLWLEMFVWTTKAYKVFRNFPKDLFEKTKTMAANQGLYNGFLAAGLIWSLFITDVVWSNNIALFFLTCVAIAGIYGAYSISKKIFFVQSIPAILGILSLIFLK
- a CDS encoding YcxB family protein, whose amino-acid sequence is MDFKLNFHPDEEYYKEAYDQLISIAKLKKFEPIFAVVFVLIGVCLYYFNMNKAFGFSSMIFSAIGIYEFFKFYYDRNKWLKDRNESKINGNKIELEFTDTHIKHSGPFSSGEINWSGLMSIIKTKKGIVIKPQNGLSIYLPDRLFVEQKQIDFILSKKK